The Neurospora crassa OR74A linkage group IV, whole genome shotgun sequence genome has a segment encoding these proteins:
- a CDS encoding nonsense-mediated mRNA decay factor: MDRQRRRELRALNSRAWNGEKDLFPVSKSLDSTLKKNTAFIKRLRTTISAATQSTFLQEIRTVSLSKYLSEIISACYEGLCKLKSPGDIEAGVEIVSALHQRFGPADFTEHLGWLLGKGMATPDKSFLKTLTPEAREKEEKDRLVRQRVLLRVVTELWLVDVLRTLDDIARPDDATRPTTGARAEPKPRSSSGKGGGAEPFPLEVLKDLLNHDRDHANLPLLVIFVKAFSWDILGIKAAGQDGRKTVEEDGATKGAEETEGDGSEDKEEGAGADQDGPFAPPELQERFKNILKRYFEDVKGHLVRDQKAIYNQSRKNAEAYVKSGEVFEDRQSNFEKQVKAQERLVANAQVIADIIGAEMPELKDTDEGNAANGTIGLVKAGEYLRGQGEGPGIWEDEEERRFYENLVDLKGKVPGILLEEVKKKKADDEQVGRKIDPVEAAEAAKAAEAAAADDQSIAIANKTIGAQVDALLVRLPELISKDAIDQMAIDFCFLNSKASRNRLIKALTDVPKGRTDLLPNWARLVATLGQYMPDIPKGLVDYLDNEFRSLQRRKEKEFLGQVRLSNIRYLAELTKFGIVPEHVVFHCLKVSLDDFSRMNIEIICNLLENCGRYLLRNPETSPRMASFLETLQRKKSVQHIGQAERMLIENAVYYVDPPQRPAIEVKERTPMELFIRKLIYGDLTKRNYSKILRHIRRLHWEEKDVVAILHKVFSKPGKVKYGNIHLLAILLSALYKYHGEFVVGVIDQVTESICLGLESNDFKFNQRRIAEVKYLGELYNYRMLEHPVIFDTMYKIMTFGHGGPPVPGRVNPFDLPDDFFRIRLISTILETCGMFFNKGAAGKKLDFFLSFFQYYIYTKNPLPMDVEFLVQDIFALTRPQWKLASNLEEASKVFQLAMVQDQKTSGVERVVEPEDNDSDVSDDEDGMVPDEDEDDESDDDDGGEAEDNEQQDNTSRYNSESEEEEIVVTRQQEEVDPEEEAEFEREFAKMMAESLDSRKFERKQQFDLPLPIKLKPRESTAVGESSAANEAGPSEAPPSGEKMAFSLLTKKGNRQQTRTVELPSDSHFAIAMKKKQQAEKEEQQRIKNLVLNYDLRENDDYEGNEKLNAHHHNRSDLRLNKERGGQRVRKLQLSDVDWT; encoded by the exons ATGGATCGCCAAAGACGGC GTGAGCTGCGGGCGCTGAACTCGAGGGCTTGGAACGGCGAGAAAG ATCTCTTTCCCGTCAGCAAGTCCCTCGACTCTACCCTAAAGAAAAACACTGCTTTTATCAAGCGTCTCCGAACCACCATCTCCGCCGCCACCCAGAGCACCTTCCTCCAGGAGATCCGCACCGTCAGCCTCTCCAAATACCTTTCCGAAATCATCTCAGCATGCTACGAGGGCCTCTGCAAGCTCAAGTCTCCCGGAGACATCGAGGCCGGCGTCGAGATCGTCAGCGCCCTGCACCAGCGATTCGGACCCGCCGACTTTACCGAACACTTGGGCTGGCTTCTGGGCAAGGGCATGGCCACTCCTGATAAGAGTTTCCTCAAGACCCTTACCCCCGAGGcgagagagaaggaagaaaaagaccgCTTGGTTCGACAGCGCGTTCTCCTCCGCGTCGTGACCGAGCTCTGGCTTGTTGATGTTCTGCGGACCCTGGACGATATTGCTCGCCCCGACGACGCTACGAGACCGACCACGGGAGCCAGAGCCGAGCCGAAGCCGCGGTCTTCTTCCGGCAAGGGAGGCGGTGCCGAGCCCTTTCCACTCGAAGTTCTGAAGGATCTCTTGAATCACGATCGAGACCACGCCAACCTCCCCTTGCTCGTCATCTTTGTCAAGGCTTTCAGTTGGGATATCTTGGGCATCAAGGCTGCGGGCCAAGATGGTCGTAAAAccgtggaggaggatggcgctACCAAGGGCGCCGAGGAGACCGAAGGCGACGGATCCGAAGACAAGGAGGAAGGTGCCGGCGCGGATCAGGACGGTCCCTTTGCCCCTCCTGAGTTGCAGGAGCGCTTCAAGAATATCCTCAAGCGCTACTTTGAGGACGTCAAGGGCCACCTTGTTCGGGACCAAAAGGCTATCTACAACCAATCGCGCAAGAATGCGGAGGCCTATGTCAAGTCGGGAGAGGTCTTTGAGGATCGCCAGTCAAACTTTGAGAAGCAGGTCAAGGCCCAAGAACGTCTCGTGGCCAATGCGCAGGTTATTGCCGATATCATTGGCGCGGAGATGCCCGAGTTGAAGGATACTGATGAGGGCAACGCCGCGAACGGCACAATCGGCCTGGTCAAGGCTGGTGAGTACCTCCGTGGACAGGGTGAGGGGCCCGGAATCtgggaggacgaggaagagcgTCGCTTCTACGAAAACTTGGTTGATCTGAAGGGCAAGGTCCCTGGCATTCTGCTTGAAGAagttaagaagaagaaagcaGATGACGAACAGGTGGGCAGGAAGATTGACCCTGTTGAAGCCGCGGAAGCTGCCAAGGCGGCcgaggctgctgccgccgatGACCAGTCTATTGCTATTGCGAACAAGACAATTGGCGCTCAGGTTGACGCCCTGCTTGTGCGCCTTCCTGAGCTCATCAGCAAAGACGCCATTGACCAGATGGCTATCGACTTCTGCTTCCTCAATTCGAAGGCGTCTCGCAACCGGCTCATCAAGGCCTTGACCGATGTGCCCAAGGGACGTACCGATCTCCTCCCGAACTGGGCTAGGCTCGTTGCCACGCTTGGTCAATACATGCCCGATATCCCCAAGGGCCTCGTTGACTACCTCGACAATGAGTTCCGTAGTCTTCAGCGGCGCAAGGAAAAGGAGTTTCTTGGGCAGGTCAGGCTGAGCAACATTCGCTACCTGGCTGAGCTGACCAAATTTGGCATTGTTCCGGAGCACGTTGTCTTCCACTGTCTCAAGGTCAGTTTGGATGACTTTTCGCGGATGAACATTGAGATCATTTGCAACCTGCTTGAGAACTGCGGCCGGTACCTGCTGCGCAACCCGGAGACTTCTCCGCGCATGGCTTCCTTCTTGGAGACGCTGCAGCGCAAGAAGTCTGTCCAGCATATTGGACAGGCCGAGAGGATGCTCATTGAGAACGCCGTCTACTATGTTGATCCGCCGCAGCGCCCTGCCATCGAGGTGAAGGAGAGAACGCCTATGGAGCTCTTCATCCGCAAGTTGATTTATGGCGATCTCACCAAGAGGAACTACAGCAAGATCTTGAGGCATATTCGCAGGCTGCactgggaagagaaggatgtCGTTGCGATTTTGCACAAGGTCTTCTCCAAGCCCGGAAAAGTCAAGTATGGTAACATCCATCTCTTGGCCATCCTGTTGAGCGCCCTCTACAAGTATCATGGCGAGTTCGTTGTCGGAGTCATCGACCAAGTGACCGAGTCTATCTGCCTCGGCCTGGAGTCGAATGACTTCAAGTTCAACCAGCGTCGCATCGCTGAGGTCAAGTACCTTGGAGAGCTCTACAACTACAGAATGCTGGAGCACCCGGTCATCTTCGACACCATGTACAAGATCATGACGTTTGGTCACGGCGGCCCGCCCGTTCCAGGCCGCGTCAACCCCTTTGATTTACCCGATGACTTCTTCCGCATTCGCCTCATCTCCACCATCCTTGAGACGTGCGGTATGTTCTTCAACAAGGGCGCTGCTGGCAAGAAACTCgatttcttcctctccttcttccagtACTACATCTACACGAAGAATCCGCTGCCCATGGACGTCGAATTCCTCGTCCAGGACATCTTCGCCCTCACCCGGCCGCAGTGGAAGCTTGCCTCCAACCTGGAGGAGGCGTCCAAGGTGTTCCAGCTGGCCATGGTTCAGGATCAAAAGACATCTGGAGTCGAGAGGGTCGTCGAGCCGGAGGACAACGATAGTGACGTGTCCGACGATGAAGACGGCATGGTCccagatgaagatgaggacgacgagtcggacgacgatgatggtggcGAGGCTGAGGACAACGAGCAGCAGGATAACACGTCGAGGTACAACAGCGAatctgaagaggaggaaattgTCGTTACCAGAcagcaggaggaggttgatcccgaggaggaggctgagtTTGAGCGCGAGTTTGCCAAGATGATGGCCGAAAGCCTGGATTCCCGCAAATTCGAGCGCAAGCAGCAGTTTGACCTGCCGCTTCCCATCAAGCTCAAACCTCGTGAGTCTACGGCTGTTGGCGAATCCTCTGCTGCCAACGAGGCCGGACCCTCGGAGGCTCCTCCCTCTGGGGAGAAGATGGCTTTTTCGCTTCTCACGAAGAAGGGTAATCGCCAGCAG ACTCGCACCGTTGAACTGCCTTCGGACTCGCACTTTGCTATTGctatgaagaagaagcaacaggcggagaaggaagagcagCAGCGCATCAAGAACCTTGTCCTGAACTATGATCTCCGGGAGAACGATGATTATGAGGGTAACGAGAAACTCAACGCTCATCACCATAACCGCTCCGATCTTAGGTTGAACAAGGAGCGGGGTGGACAAAGAGTGAGAAAGTTGCAGCTTAGTGATGTTGATTG GACTTGA